The DNA segment GTCTCGGCGTCGGCCAGTCGACAGCCGTCGACGATACTCGCGTGGTTCAACGCGTCCGAGAAGATAACGTCCGGGTCGAGCGCCGCGATGGTGCCGACGTTGGCGGCGTAGCCCGAGGAGAACACCAGCGCGCGGTCGGCTCCCTTGCACGCGGCGAGGTCGCGCTCCAGCTCCCGGTGGGCCCCCGTGTCGCCAGTGATCAGGCGGGAGGCGCCGGCGCCGGTTCCGACGCGCCGGGCGCCACACGCTGCGGCGCGCTGGACACGGTCGTCGGTCGCCAGGCCGAGGTAGTTGTTCGACGCGAAGACGAGTCGTTCGGCGTCGGCCGTTGGCCCAGTCGTCGAGTCGTCGACGAATCGCGTCCGTTTCGCGACCGCCGCCGCGGTGTCTAGGTGACGACGCAGGTTCACGTGCTCGCGCTCGCGGAGCCGCTGGTCGAGGTCGAACCCGTGTCCGGTTGCGGCGGGGTCGTCGGCCATTAGAACCCGGGCATCAGTTCCGCCGGCCCGAAGACGCCGTAGTCGCCGGTGCGGTTCCGCCGCACGGCGGCTTTCACGTAACCCAGCGCGGGCCCGTTGACGTTTGCCTCCATACTCGTCGCGTCGTCGAGCTGGAACGTGTTCGTCCCCCGCTCTCCGTCGAAGGTTCGACCGGTGACCCGGACCGTCGTCGTGACCGGCTTCTTGTCCGAACGGACGTCTAACACCCCGCCGACGGTGACGTCGTCGGCGTCACAGATCCCCGCCCGTTCTAAGAGCACGTCGTCGGCGTGTTCCATGTCGTGAAACTCCAGGACGCCGTCGCGGTCGGTTACGAGCGCTTCGATCTCGGCCTCGCTCAGCTCGCGGGCCCGCTCCATGTCGTAGCCGTCGAGGTGGGCGATGTCCTCGCGGACGGTCCCCCGGTTGTCCTCGTAGCCCGACTTGAGCCCGACGCCCCACCGGATCTCGACCGACTCGACCTCGACGAACGACTGGGCAGCGAGCGCGGCCGCGCCCGTGAGAACGCCCGGCGTCGCGCCGGCCCCGCAGACGAACGTGATGCCGGCGTCCACCAGCGTCTCCTCGCGATCGTCGAGCATACCGATGACTCGCGAGCGCTTGAGGACGTCGACGAGAACGCCCTCGTAGTCGGCCGCGGCGAAGCGCTCAGCGACGCGCGGGATGAAGTCGTGTTCCAGGTTCGGCAGCGCCAGCACGACGGCGTCGATACCGTCGCTCTCGGAGATGACGTCGTCGATGGGCGTCTCCGTCGGCTCGCCCTGCTCGGAGGCGACGATGCCGGCGCCGTCGCCGGTCTGTTTGACGCTGCCGGTGGCCCCGCCGGCAGCGTCGTCGGCCGACGCCCCGCCGGCGTCCCTCGACGCGCCACCGTCGGTTTCGACACCGTCGTCGGTCGGTCCGCTCGCGATATTCCCTTCGGTCGCCGCAAGGAGTTCCTCGACGTCGAGTCCGTCGTGGTCGACGGCGACGCCGTTGCGGTCGCACGCCGCGACCGGCGTCAGTCCGTCCTTGTACTGTGCGACCTCGAGCGTTCGTCTGCCGATTCCACCCGTCCCGAGTACGGCGAAGCGTATGTCGTCCATCGTATCTGTCTTTTGTTTGGTAGTTCCGTGGTCGTCGATCGTATCGCGGTTCTGTCGGTCGGCGTCCGGCGGGGTTCGACTCACTCGCCATCCGCGTCGCCGACGCTGGTCGCCGTCCCGGCGGCCGTTTCGACGCGTTCTGGGGTTCCGTCTTCGACGCGTTCGCGCTCTTCCATCTCGGCTCTCGCTTTGACCGACTCCGGGTCGAACTCGTTGACCGCCGTGTTCGGTGCGAGCCCCGCCCGCTCAATCACCTCGATATCCTCGCCGGGTGACTGCCCCGACGTGGTGAGGTAGTCGCCGACGAGGATGCCGTCGGCGCCCGCTTCGAAGGGCCGGTGTTGCTCGTCCGGGTCGAGGTTGACCTCGCGTCCGCCCGTCAGTCGGACCCGCGCCTCGGGATGCAACAGTCGGTAGACGGCGATGGTCGTGAGGATCTCCTCGGTCGTGATCTGCGGCGAGTCGCCGAAGCGATCGCCCAGCGGCGTCCCCGCGACGGGGTTCAGGACGTTCACCGGCAGCGAGGAGATACCGATCTCCTGGAGCGCGATCGCCGCGTCGACACGGTCGGTCGGTGCTTCCCCCATGCCGAGGATGACGCCCGCACAGAGGTCCATGCCGGCGTCCGTGGCGCGTTCGAGCGTCTTCACGCGATCCTCGAAGCGATGCGTGTCGACGATCTCGGGGAAGTACCGCGGGGAGGTCTCGATGTTGTGATTGTAGTGGTTGATCCCCTCTTCGGCCAGGATCTCCGCCTCCTCGCGGGTGAGGATGCCGAGGCTCGCGTCGACCTCGACGTCGGTCTCGTCGCGGACCAGTCGGATCGCCCTGAGGACCTCGGCCCACTCGTCGGGACGCTGGTCCTTCGAGACGCCCTTCTCCGCGACGACGATCCCGAACCGTTGGGCGCCGTCGCGCTCGGCCCGTTTCGCCGCGGCGAGGATCTCATCGGGGTCCAGAAAACCGTAGGTGTCGATCCCGGTGTCGAAGTGGACCGACTGCGCACAGAACCCACAGTCCTCGGCACAGTTGCCCGCTTTCGCGTTGACGATGGAGCAGGCGTCGACGGTGTCGTCGCCGAAGTGCGCCCGGACAGCGTCGGCCGCCGGCGCGAGGTCAGACAGCGGCTGTGCGACGAGCGCGAGCCCGTCGCGCCGGTCGAGTCGCTCGCCGGCCAGGACGCGTTCGACCGCGTCGTCAACCGTCCGGTTTCCAGTCTCGTAAACCACGATGGAGAAGTTGGTTTACGGGATACTAAATATTGTCGATGGCCGGCGGGACAAATAATCTAAATCGGTGCACGCGAGTGCGCGCAGTCGCGTGCCCCATACCGACGAGTGCAAGCGGGACGCCCGCAGGGTTGTCCGTCGAGAGCGGTTTGCAGGTGCGCGAGGGAGACTCGGCTCGGTTACGGGTTGGACGCCATCGACGTCGCACGCTCGATGGCGCGCTCGACGTCCGCGAGCAGGTCGGCCGGATCCTCCAGCCCGACGGAGACGCGGACTAGATCCTCGGAGACGCCGGCGTCGGCGCGCTCCTGAGGGGTGAGCTGTCCGTGCGTCGTACTCGCCGGGTGGATGACGAGCGTCTTCGCGTCGCCGACGTTCGCGAGGAAGGAGGCGAGTTCGACCGACTCGCAGAACCGTTTTCCGGCCTCGTACGCGGAGGGACCGGTCTCGTCGTCACTCCGGTCCCCACTACGTTCGCCGTCGGTCGCACCCGCCAGGCCGAAGGCGATCATCCCGCCGTAGTCGTCCAGGTACCGGGTCGCGTCGTCGTGTGTCTCGTGTCTCTCGTGACCCGGGTAGGCGACACAGCCGACGTCCGGGTGATCGGCGAGGTAGTCGGCGACGATGGCGGCGTTCTCGCAGTGGCGGCCCATTCGGAGTGGCAGGGTTTCGAGTCCCTGCAGGGTGTGCCAGGCGTCGAACGGCGACTGCCCGTTGCCCAGACTGCGAACCGCACGGAAGCGGGCTGCCGCGGCGAACGGGGCGTCGGGAAAGTCCCGACTGAAGTCCACGTCCGCGTACGCGGGATTCTCTCCGGCGAGTTCCGGAAATCTGTCGGCGTGTTCCGTCCAGGGGAAGGTTCCGCCGTCGATCACCACGCCGCCGATCGTCGTTCCGTGACCGTGGAGCCACTTCGTCGTCGAAGACCAGACGATGTCGGCGCCGTGGTCGAGCGGCCGACAGAGCGCCGGCGTGGCGAACGTGTTGTCGACGACGAGGGGGACGCCGTGCTCGTGGGCGATGGCCGCGATTCGCTCGAAGTCGGGCGTGACGAGCGAGGGGTTGCCGATCGTCTCGACGTGAACGAACGCCGTGTCGTCGTCGATGGCGGTCTCGTAGGCGTCCGGTTCGAGCGTCGGGACGAATCGCGGTTCGATCCCCCGGCGTGACGCCGTCGAGCGGAGGTACGCGGTCGTCCCGCCGTAGGTGTCAGTCGAGCAGACGACGTTGTCGCCTGCCGACGCCAGCGGCAGCGTGATCGCGTCGAGGGCAGCCATTCCGCTCCCGGTCGCGACGGCACCCGTACCGCCCGCGAGGTCGGCCATCCGTGCTTCGAGTGTCGCGACCGTCGGGTTGCTGATTCGCGAGTAGATGTGGTCTGTGCGGTCTAAGGCGTAGCGGGCCGCCGCGTCGTCGGCGTCGTCGAAGACGTACGACGTCGTCTGGGCGATCGGTGTCGCCGCCGCACCAGTCGCCGGATCCGGCCGATGTCCCGCGTGGAGACTCCGCGTCCCGATCCCGGACTCCGTCGCCGGCGTCCGACCGTTGGCTGCGTCGTCGTCCGTCGAGCCGTCCTCTCGCATGTTTTGTGGTTATACATACCGGAGTATGTATGCACGACAGTAACGGCAAACGTTACCTGTCCCGCCCCGAGGTGTGCGGTCGTCGGCCCCTCCTTCGGCCTCGTCGGTTTCGATTCCTCGAACGAAAGCGGCCGATTCTTTGTGAACAATGGTACCGAGTGGCGTTCTAGTTCGGTAACGGTCCGTTTTTACCCGTTCGTACCCAACGTGGCGTCGATGGCACCACCACACGACGTCTCGCGGCGGACAGCGCTCAAACTGGCGGGTGCGGCTACGTCGGCGACCGTCCTCGCGGGGTGCGGGAGTAGCGATCCGGAGGACGGCTCGGGCGGCTCGGGCGGATCAGGGGGGAGCGGAAGCGACGGAAGCGGTGGCGGCGGAGACGAGTACACGATCGACCCGGGGACGGAGATCATGTTCGCGGGTCTGACGACGCACTGGGAGGGTAACGCGCCGTCGTCGATCGAGGGCGTTCGGAACCCGACGCTGGTGCTGACGGAGGGTGAGACGTACACGATCGGGTGGAACGAGGGCAACGGCGCGGGCCACAACATGGAACTGCGCGACGACAGCGGCTCGGTCGTCGACGACCTGGCGACGGAGATCGCGATGGAGCCGGGCGACGACCAGGTCCTGGAGTTCGAGGCGACCAGCGAGATCACGACCTACCGCTGCCGGCCCCACTCGGGCATGGAAGGCTCGATCGTCGTCGAGTAACCGACCGCGCCGGACCGATCGTTCTTCGAATTTTCACCCCGTGAGTGTGAGGGCAGATCGACCGGAACGAACGGCGGGTCGACCGTCACTGCGGACGCCCGTTCCCGGTGCGGACCGAGACGCTGGTCGACGGATCCCGCCGCCGTCTGCCGTCGCTGGTTCACACCAACGATCGCGCCCATCACAAGGACCATACCCTGTCGCGTTCCAGTACCCGGTGTGTCGGTGATTCCGTGACCGAAAAACGCGAATACAGAGACGACTATCCCGAGAAGACGCTGTACATCCCCGGACCCACAGAAGTGCGCGAGGACGTCCTCGGGGCGATGTGCGAGCCCCAGTTCGGCCACCGCATGGACCGGATGACGGACCTCTACACGACGATCGTCGAGGACACGAAGGACTTCCTCGACACCGACCACCACGTCATCGTCCTCACCGCCTCGGGCACGGCGTTCATGGAGAGTGCGATCCAGAACCTCGTCGACGAGCACGTCCTCTGTACGACCTGCGGGAGTTTCTCGGAGCGTCAGGCCAACGTAGCCGAGCGCCTCGGCAAATCGGTCGACACCCTCGAGTACGAGTGGGGCGAGGCCGTCAAACCCGAGGACGTCCGCGAGCGCCTCGAAACGAGCGAGAGGGACTACGACGTCGTCACCTGCGTGATGAACGAGAGTTCGACAGGGGTGCGCAACCCGGTCGAGGCGATCGGCGACGTCGTCGCCGAGTACCCGGACACGTACTTCGTCGTCGACGCGGTCTCCGCGCTGGGCGGCGATTACGTCGACATCGACGACCACGGCATCGACGTCGTCTTCACCTCCGTCCAGAAGGCCTTCGCGATGCCGCCCGGCCTCGCGGTCTGTGTCGTCAGCGACGCCGCTTACGAGCGCGAGGTCGAATCGGACTCGGCCGCGTGGTACGGCGGCTTTCAGCGCACGATCGACTACTACGAGCGCAAGGGACAGACCCACTCGACGCCCGCCATCCCGATCATGCTCGCCTACCGGAAACAGATGAAGCACATGCTCGAAGAGGGTCACGCCGCCCGCGACGAGCGCCACCGCGAGATGGCCGAGTACACCCGGGAGTGGGCCCGCGAGCACTTCGATATGTTCCCCGAAGCGGGCTACGAGTCCCAGACGGTGAGCTGTATCGAGAATACGCAGGAGATCGACGTCGCCGCGACGATCGAGGCCGTCAGCGAGGAGTACGACATGGTCTTCTCGAACGGATACGGCTCAGCACTGGGCGAGAAGACGTTCCGCATCGGTCACATGGGTGAGCACGATGTCGAGAGCATTCGGGCACTGACGGACACGATCGAGGACGTCGCGGGGTTGTAGGGTCGGTAACCGACTCACTACCGCGAGCGAACCTGCGGCGCGACGCATGCCCGGTGGGGCGTGAGGAGCGTTTCTGTTTGTCGGTCCGCGCAGTCCGTCCGTCGCCCTCGTATCACTAGGGATTTGTTTCTGTAGGAGAGTGTTCGAGACCGATGCGGGGGCACACGTACACGTTCGAGACTGGTTCCAGACCGAATGCCGACGTCGCAAGCGAAATCGAAGCCGTCATCGAACGACTCGACGGCGACGGGTCCGTCGACGACTGCCTGGACAACGTCTACTGGAAACCCCATCGAAGCACGTACGCCGGGGCGTGGACCGACGTGGCCCCGCCGGGTGCGATCGAGACGCCGCAGGTGGCGAAGACGTCGACGGAGGATCACAGCTACAGCGGCGAGGCCCGCTTGTACCGTCGATTCGACGGCGAGTACGTGGCCGTCGACGTCTTCAGCACGCTCCCGGACAGTTTCTGGGCGGTCGCGGACTACCTGGCCGCGAATTACGACCTCGTACCGGCCCTCCAGGACGGCCACTATCGGCTGTTTTCGGCGGACCGGCGGCTGCCGGGGTGTCGCGAGTCGCCTCCGGCCGACCCGGAATCGGACCGGGAGGCGGCGCTGTTCGCCGTTCTCCGTGACGAACGCGACGCCCTCTCGCACGAGGAGGCGGTTGCGTTGTTGGACGTCGACGAGTACTACCACCTGCTCGCGACGAAATTCCCCGACGCAGTCGCGGACGCGGATGCCGCGGTCGATCGGCGGATCCTCGAGTGGCTACGGAGCGACGATTCGGCCCTGCAGTCGCGGGCCGTTCGGTGGATCGGCGCGGTCGCGTCTCGCCCGACCGATCGCTCTTCGGAGACGGCGCCCGCGGGCAAAGACCGGACGAGCCACACTCCTGATGCCGTTCCCTCGATCGACGGTATCGACACGTTCGAACGGTTCGTGCGTGCGCTCCCGTCGGTCGACGTGACGACACAGCGGCTGGTCGCGCGCACCCTCTGGGAGCCGTGGACGCTGAGCGCGGAGACGTTCCCCGAGCCTGACCACGTGAGCGCCCTCGCAGGACTTCTCGACGCCGAGTTGCCGGAGATCCGAGTGGCGGCGCTTCACGGTACCAGTCGCGTCCTCGGCGAACTCGTCGTCGCTGCCGAGACCGACGACGAGGGGCCAGCCTCTCTCGGGGAACTGGCACCCGCGATCGAGGCGTTCTACGATGCCTACGTCGCCGCCCTGTCGGACGAGCACCCCGTCGTTCGAGCGCGGGCGGCCGATCTGATGGTATCCGTCCTCGGCGGGGAACTCCGGGACGACGTGACGGTCGTCACCGAACGGCTGCTGACCGAACTACCCCTCGAGACCAGGGCGGACGTCGTCTTCGGTCTCGCCAGATCGAACGAAGAGCGCGAGGCGATCGCCACTCGAATCGCCGACCAGAACGTCGAGAACCTGTTCGAGCGCGCGTTCGACGAGAGTCCCGAGGCCGTCGAGGCGCTCGTCTTCTACGGGTACGAGGAGCGGGGGCCGGCGTGGCGGGGTGCGCGAGAAGCGCTGGCGACGCTGGCGGCGGAGAACCCGACGGTCGTCGCGGATCGGGTCGACGCACCGATCGCGGCGGTTAGAGACGGCACCGCGATCGCCGCCGACCTCGAACTGCTGACCGAGTTGGTGCCGATCGCGGCGGACGAGATCGCGTCCGTCGGCGACGAGCTGGCGGCGCTCCTCGACGGCCCGACCGCGGTGCGAGCCGAGGCGGCCTGGACGATCCACTCGCTGCGAGCCGACCGTCCGACCGCCGTCTCGGTCGATCGGGAGACGATCGTCGAGGTGATCGCCAACGTCCGGGACGAGAACGACTGGCTCGTGCCGGAACGCCTGCGGCGTCTCGCGGTCGCCGCCCCGGATCGTGCCGTCGACGTCCTCGCGACGCTCGCCGGCGACGTCTCCCGATCGACTGGCGAGGGGGTCGGGACGCGTCGATTCGCGGACGCGGTACAGGCGGTTTCGAAGGCGGACCCGTCGGTGGTGGCGCGGGCCGCCCCCGACGTCTGCGACGCGTTGTCGACCTTCAACTCGTACGATTACGGCGCCTTCGTCGGTGTCGCACGGGCGGCGGTCGCCCGACCGGCCGCGTTCACCGGGACCGTCGACGCCCTCGTGGACGCGCTCGCGACCGACGACGAGTTGACGCGCGAGGCGCTGGCGACGACGCTGATCGCCGTCGGTGAGCACGACCGTACAGCGCTGCCGTCGACCGTCGGGCCGCTGTGTGAGCGCGCCGAAGACGCCTACGACCCCGACGAACTCGAACGATACGCGGAGCGCGACGGCCTCTCGTTCAGTCGAGACGCCGCGGGACCGCTCGCCGCGATCGACGAGACGACGTTCGACGCGACCACGTGACTCGGCAGAAGAGCAACCATTTACTGGTCGCGGGTCGGCGCAGTAGGTACATGGACATCGGTCGGGAACGCGGGACCCGTTCGCAACGAGCGTTACTCGCCGTTCTCGTCACGAACCTCGTCCCGCTCGTGGGCGTCTTGGCGTTCGGCTGGCGGGCGGCGACGCTCGTGGTCATCTACTGGTTCGAACTCGCCGTCGTGGGCGTCTGGGCACTCGTCCGGGCGCTGTTCGCCGGCCGGCCGTCCGAATTCGACCGCGACGCCCTGCTCGTCGGGGTGTTCGCGGATCGATCCGCCGCCTTTCCGCTTCCGCGGACCGACGTCGGGATCCAGCTCTCGACGCTCCCGGTACTCGTCGTCCTCGGGCCGATGCTCGCCGCGATCTGGTTCGGTACGGGCGTCGTCGCCGTCGGTCCGCTCGGGGATCGGGCGCTCGACCCAGCTGTCATCGAGACAGTGTTGTACGCCATCCTGACCATCTTCTGTATCGAGGGTGGTCGAACGGCGCTCGAGTACTTTTTCCGCGGGGGCTATCACGAGTACAGCGCTCAGACGGCGATCCAACCCATCTTCGTGCGCTGTTGCGTACTCTTGTTCGTCGGGATGGGGGCGTCGTTCGCCGCGGCCGTCGCCGATCCGTCCGTGGCTCGCGACGACTCGCTCTCTGCGGTCGATCCGTCGATCGCCGGCACCGCGCTGGTCGTCAGCATCGTACTCGTCAAGTTCGGATTCGATCTCCTCGCCATCTACCGCGACCGACTGACGCGGCTGGGAAACTCACTCGGCCTGGATCACCTGACGTCGGGGGCTTCCTCGGCGGGCGACGAGAGCACCGTGGTCGAGGTCGTCCCGCGAGCGGACCGGCGAGTCCGGCCGCCGGTCGGAGGCCGACTGATCGCGACCACAGCCCATCTCCGCCGGTTCCCCGGTGCGTGGCTCGTCGGGGCGTTTCCCGGCGTTCTGGCGCTCCTGTTTGCCATCGGCGGGCTCTGGCCGATCGTGGCTGGACTCGCGGTTCTGTCGGTCTCCGTCCCGATCCTGCTGGTCCACCTCGACTACTGGCTGCGATACGGTGGCGTCGAGTACCGCATCGACGACGGGTCCATCGTCGCGTACGATCGCCTGTTCCAGTCACCGCTGTGGCGCATCGACGCGTGGGACGAAGCGGACGTTCGGGTCGAGCGTGACCGTCTCGACGCCGTCTTTGATACGACCACGGTGGTGATCGAACTCACTGATCGGGCGGTGTCACTCCCAGGTCTCCGAGACCCCGATCCGATACTGGCCGTCTTCGACCATCGATTTCCCCGCAGCGAGTTGGCCAGTACAGCCTGACCCATGGTGGCGGCCGCGGTCCAGCGGAGCGACGCCGTCCGTGCCAGTTGCGCTTTGGGCCCCACGACTCGTGGCCGAGCCAGGGGCTGTCGAATTCGTGACCCGCCGGTTCAATCAACCGAAACCGAGGCGACCGTCATCACGGGGACGGCGCCGTTCAGCCGGCGTAGGAACTCTCGCCGACGACAGCGACGAACTCGCCGCGCCCGGTCGCGGTCGACTCGTCGAATTCGGTGATTCGCACGCGGAGCTGCACGTCGACGTGCTCCGGCCCGGCGCCCTCGACGTAGAGGCGGGTGTCACCGATGTCCGCGACGCCGACGCCCGTGGATTCGGCTGCCGTCTCCGCGTCGGTCTCGGCTTCCGTCGCCGCGGCTGCAGCAGGGGTCGCCCCATCGCCATCGCCGGCGTGCTCGTCGTACCGGTGGACGAAGACGTTTACCTCGTCGCCCACGGTGAGCGAGGGCGTCGACGTCCGGAATCGCCAGCCGGCGAGGTACTTCCCGATGAGGCTCATACGCGCGACACCTCCGTAGACTCGCGGTCGATGGTGTACTCACGGCCGAAGCCGGTGATCGCCGCGAGGACGAACACCGCCACGAGCACCCAGCCGTGGAAGACGTACGGGACGACGTCGATCGGGTTGATGACCATCGCGTCGGTGAAGAACTCGAAGTCGGCGGGTAACTCCTGCATCGTCGTGTAGCCGACCAGCACGCCGCCGGACCACGGGAAGATGTATCCCAGTGCCGACGTCTGCGCGTCGAGGATGTTCGCCCGGCGGTAACCGTTGATGTTGAAGCGCTCGCCGACCTTCGAGATGTAGGGGCCGATCGCGACCTCGGCGGCGGTGTTGATCGTGATCGTCGCGTTGATGAGCGCCGCCGAGCCGACCATCACCAGTTCAGCCCTGCGGACGCTCGTTGCGAGCCACTTGAGCGACCAGTCGAGGACGGCTTGGAACGCCCCGCCGCGGATCATGATCTGGGCAGCGGCGATGATGAACAGGACCAGGATCGAGAGCGTGAAGAAGCCGGCCGCGCCCTCGACGAGGCTCCCGGTCACCGCGGCGCTCGTGTCTGGAGCGGGTTCGAAGGTCTCGACGATCGGGAGTCCACCGAGAAGGTCGGCTCCGGGTGCATTGTTCGGGGCCTCGAAGGTGAGCATCTCACCAGCGGGTGCGAGTCCCAGAACCAGGTTAGCACCGACGGCGACGACGATCCCCCAGGAGATTGCCTCGACGATGTGTCGGCCGGAGACCGCCGTGATGATCACGACGCCCATCGAGAGCAGGTGGATCAAACCAACCGGATTGCTCTCGTCACTCAGAATATCGCCGGCGTCGGCGACGATGTCCGCCCCGGGCATGACCGACCCCGCGGCGATGTATCCGAGAATGGCGACGACCGCGGCGACGATTGCGTACTTGAATCGCGAAGCGACGACGCCGCCGATGTCGGAATCCTGCGTGACGGCGCTGACGATCGTCGTGTCGCTGACCGGTGCCAGATTGTCGCCGAAGATGGCTCCCGAGAGGATCGCGCCGAAGAGCAAGACGGGATTCGCCCCAAGGACGAGCCCCGCCGGGAAGAACAGCGAGACGAACGCGATCGTCGTCCCGTAGCCGGTGCCGATGCCGGTCGCGAGCAGCGCCGCAAGGACGAACGTGATCGCGGGCACGAGCGTGCCCGTCACACCGGCCGCCTCGGCGAACCAGAGCAGGCCGCCCACGAACTGACCCGCCTGTAGCGTCTCCGCGAACATGCCCGCCCAGACCCAGGCGACGATTGCCGTCACCGCGACCGGCTGGGTCATCCCTTCGAAGATCGTGCTCGCGTAGCCGCGCCAGGAGCCTTTCACGAAGAACATCCCGGCGATCAGCCCGATGAGAATCCCGAGGACGAGCCCACGTTCGCTCGAGATCCGTAAGAATGCGGTCTGGAAGATCGCCCACACGATGAAGAAGAGGATCGGCACCGCGCTCATCCCACGACCGCCGTAGAAGTCGATCGTCGGTCCCTCGGA comes from the Halovivax cerinus genome and includes:
- a CDS encoding transcriptional regulator, which codes for MDDIRFAVLGTGGIGRRTLEVAQYKDGLTPVAACDRNGVAVDHDGLDVEELLAATEGNIASGPTDDGVETDGGASRDAGGASADDAAGGATGSVKQTGDGAGIVASEQGEPTETPIDDVISESDGIDAVVLALPNLEHDFIPRVAERFAAADYEGVLVDVLKRSRVIGMLDDREETLVDAGITFVCGAGATPGVLTGAAALAAQSFVEVESVEIRWGVGLKSGYEDNRGTVREDIAHLDGYDMERARELSEAEIEALVTDRDGVLEFHDMEHADDVLLERAGICDADDVTVGGVLDVRSDKKPVTTTVRVTGRTFDGERGTNTFQLDDATSMEANVNGPALGYVKAAVRRNRTGDYGVFGPAELMPGF
- the bioB gene encoding biotin synthase BioB → MVYETGNRTVDDAVERVLAGERLDRRDGLALVAQPLSDLAPAADAVRAHFGDDTVDACSIVNAKAGNCAEDCGFCAQSVHFDTGIDTYGFLDPDEILAAAKRAERDGAQRFGIVVAEKGVSKDQRPDEWAEVLRAIRLVRDETDVEVDASLGILTREEAEILAEEGINHYNHNIETSPRYFPEIVDTHRFEDRVKTLERATDAGMDLCAGVILGMGEAPTDRVDAAIALQEIGISSLPVNVLNPVAGTPLGDRFGDSPQITTEEILTTIAVYRLLHPEARVRLTGGREVNLDPDEQHRPFEAGADGILVGDYLTTSGQSPGEDIEVIERAGLAPNTAVNEFDPESVKARAEMEERERVEDGTPERVETAAGTATSVGDADGE
- a CDS encoding O-acetylhomoserine aminocarboxypropyltransferase/cysteine synthase family protein, producing MREDGSTDDDAANGRTPATESGIGTRSLHAGHRPDPATGAAATPIAQTTSYVFDDADDAAARYALDRTDHIYSRISNPTVATLEARMADLAGGTGAVATGSGMAALDAITLPLASAGDNVVCSTDTYGGTTAYLRSTASRRGIEPRFVPTLEPDAYETAIDDDTAFVHVETIGNPSLVTPDFERIAAIAHEHGVPLVVDNTFATPALCRPLDHGADIVWSSTTKWLHGHGTTIGGVVIDGGTFPWTEHADRFPELAGENPAYADVDFSRDFPDAPFAAAARFRAVRSLGNGQSPFDAWHTLQGLETLPLRMGRHCENAAIVADYLADHPDVGCVAYPGHERHETHDDATRYLDDYGGMIAFGLAGATDGERSGDRSDDETGPSAYEAGKRFCESVELASFLANVGDAKTLVIHPASTTHGQLTPQERADAGVSEDLVRVSVGLEDPADLLADVERAIERATSMASNP
- a CDS encoding plastocyanin/azurin family copper-binding protein — its product is MAPPHDVSRRTALKLAGAATSATVLAGCGSSDPEDGSGGSGGSGGSGSDGSGGGGDEYTIDPGTEIMFAGLTTHWEGNAPSSIEGVRNPTLVLTEGETYTIGWNEGNGAGHNMELRDDSGSVVDDLATEIAMEPGDDQVLEFEATSEITTYRCRPHSGMEGSIVVE
- a CDS encoding pyridoxal-phosphate-dependent aminotransferase family protein, which gives rise to MTEKREYRDDYPEKTLYIPGPTEVREDVLGAMCEPQFGHRMDRMTDLYTTIVEDTKDFLDTDHHVIVLTASGTAFMESAIQNLVDEHVLCTTCGSFSERQANVAERLGKSVDTLEYEWGEAVKPEDVRERLETSERDYDVVTCVMNESSTGVRNPVEAIGDVVAEYPDTYFVVDAVSALGGDYVDIDDHGIDVVFTSVQKAFAMPPGLAVCVVSDAAYEREVESDSAAWYGGFQRTIDYYERKGQTHSTPAIPIMLAYRKQMKHMLEEGHAARDERHREMAEYTREWAREHFDMFPEAGYESQTVSCIENTQEIDVAATIEAVSEEYDMVFSNGYGSALGEKTFRIGHMGEHDVESIRALTDTIEDVAGL
- a CDS encoding DUF6498-containing protein, yielding MDIGRERGTRSQRALLAVLVTNLVPLVGVLAFGWRAATLVVIYWFELAVVGVWALVRALFAGRPSEFDRDALLVGVFADRSAAFPLPRTDVGIQLSTLPVLVVLGPMLAAIWFGTGVVAVGPLGDRALDPAVIETVLYAILTIFCIEGGRTALEYFFRGGYHEYSAQTAIQPIFVRCCVLLFVGMGASFAAAVADPSVARDDSLSAVDPSIAGTALVVSIVLVKFGFDLLAIYRDRLTRLGNSLGLDHLTSGASSAGDESTVVEVVPRADRRVRPPVGGRLIATTAHLRRFPGAWLVGAFPGVLALLFAIGGLWPIVAGLAVLSVSVPILLVHLDYWLRYGGVEYRIDDGSIVAYDRLFQSPLWRIDAWDEADVRVERDRLDAVFDTTTVVIELTDRAVSLPGLRDPDPILAVFDHRFPRSELASTA
- a CDS encoding DUF7513 family protein, with amino-acid sequence MSLIGKYLAGWRFRTSTPSLTVGDEVNVFVHRYDEHAGDGDGATPAAAAATEAETDAETAAESTGVGVADIGDTRLYVEGAGPEHVDVQLRVRITEFDESTATGRGEFVAVVGESSYAG
- a CDS encoding Na+/H+ antiporter NhaC family protein — its product is MNEDDPAAETEELTGNLQDSSEGPTIDFYGGRGMSAVPILFFIVWAIFQTAFLRISSERGLVLGILIGLIAGMFFVKGSWRGYASTIFEGMTQPVAVTAIVAWVWAGMFAETLQAGQFVGGLLWFAEAAGVTGTLVPAITFVLAALLATGIGTGYGTTIAFVSLFFPAGLVLGANPVLLFGAILSGAIFGDNLAPVSDTTIVSAVTQDSDIGGVVASRFKYAIVAAVVAILGYIAAGSVMPGADIVADAGDILSDESNPVGLIHLLSMGVVIITAVSGRHIVEAISWGIVVAVGANLVLGLAPAGEMLTFEAPNNAPGADLLGGLPIVETFEPAPDTSAAVTGSLVEGAAGFFTLSILVLFIIAAAQIMIRGGAFQAVLDWSLKWLATSVRRAELVMVGSAALINATITINTAAEVAIGPYISKVGERFNINGYRRANILDAQTSALGYIFPWSGGVLVGYTTMQELPADFEFFTDAMVINPIDVVPYVFHGWVLVAVFVLAAITGFGREYTIDRESTEVSRV